From Streptomyces yatensis, one genomic window encodes:
- a CDS encoding class I adenylate-forming enzyme family protein codes for MSVRMRELLERLFDAHPDELPYLVHGDHPVSRGEVRAAVAAEAAVFAGHGVGEGHTVMLQIPPSCTQIEVLLALWRLGAQVMLVDHRLKPSEVDALRSLCHPQFMVGAGTAGRSSLRFEPRYEVVTSRYPDGRPAATEHRLVQFSSGSTGLPKVIGRTAASLAAEIERFTRIEGMPAPGERVLLLSSTAHSFGLIAGVLHSLAAGVSAVFARRVSAKDILAAAARHDVHVIFGTPFHYELLSTARDLPALPALRAAVSGGEIMPAQTAIRFADRFGTGVGESYGTTETGVIAMEVSGASRPSAGRPAPGVRLRVREGELDVWLPDGSPYLHDSGGDRYADGWLHTHDRAELDASGAVRLLGRGDSLVVIGGLKVDLTEVEAVLCRHPGVNGAVVVHAGATEAYVSVAPDGPSTGELLRWCRDRLADYKVPRVVHVLADLPRTSNGKLVRRRDTLLARAPDR; via the coding sequence ATGAGCGTCCGCATGCGGGAGCTCCTTGAGCGGCTGTTCGACGCCCATCCCGACGAGCTGCCCTACCTCGTCCACGGTGACCACCCGGTGAGCCGCGGCGAGGTCCGGGCCGCCGTGGCCGCGGAAGCGGCGGTCTTCGCCGGGCACGGCGTCGGCGAGGGGCATACGGTGATGCTCCAGATACCACCGAGCTGCACCCAGATAGAGGTACTGCTCGCGCTGTGGCGGCTGGGCGCCCAGGTGATGCTGGTCGACCACCGGCTCAAACCGTCGGAAGTCGACGCCCTGCGCTCGTTGTGCCACCCGCAGTTCATGGTCGGCGCGGGTACGGCGGGCCGCTCGTCGCTCAGGTTCGAGCCCCGGTACGAGGTGGTCACCTCCCGGTACCCGGACGGCCGCCCGGCGGCGACCGAGCACCGGCTGGTGCAGTTCAGCTCGGGCTCCACCGGGCTGCCCAAGGTGATCGGGCGGACCGCGGCCTCCCTGGCGGCCGAGATCGAGCGGTTCACCCGGATCGAGGGGATGCCGGCCCCGGGCGAGCGGGTGTTGCTGCTGAGCTCGACCGCGCACAGTTTCGGCCTGATCGCCGGGGTGCTGCACTCCCTCGCCGCGGGCGTCTCGGCGGTCTTCGCGCGACGGGTGTCGGCCAAGGACATCCTGGCCGCCGCCGCGCGTCACGACGTCCACGTCATCTTCGGCACACCGTTCCACTACGAGCTGCTGAGCACCGCCCGGGACCTGCCCGCGCTGCCCGCCCTGCGCGCGGCGGTCTCGGGCGGGGAGATCATGCCGGCGCAGACCGCCATACGGTTCGCCGACCGGTTCGGCACCGGCGTCGGCGAGTCGTACGGGACCACCGAGACCGGCGTCATCGCGATGGAGGTGAGCGGCGCGTCGAGGCCCTCGGCCGGCCGGCCGGCCCCCGGGGTGCGGCTGCGCGTCCGCGAGGGCGAGCTGGACGTCTGGCTGCCGGACGGCTCACCGTATCTGCACGATTCCGGCGGCGACCGGTACGCGGACGGCTGGCTGCACACCCACGACCGGGCCGAACTGGATGCCTCCGGCGCCGTGCGGCTGCTGGGCCGTGGCGACTCCCTGGTGGTCATCGGCGGCCTCAAGGTCGATCTGACCGAGGTCGAAGCCGTGTTGTGCCGCCACCCCGGGGTCAACGGAGCCGTGGTCGTGCACGCCGGCGCCACCGAGGCCTATGTGTCCGTCGCGCCGGACGGCCCCTCGACGGGGGAATTACTGCGCTGGTGCCGGGACCGGCTGGCCGACTACAAGGTGCCCCGCGTCGTCCATGTCCTGGCGGACCTGCCCCGCACCTCCAACGGCAAGCTCGTCAGGCGCCGCGACACCCTGCTCGCCCGCGCTCCCGATCGCTGA
- a CDS encoding 3-dehydroquinate synthase II family protein: protein MKFAWIDLRAVPQTQLESIVDAAIHTRMQGVLCDDEAVLAALPPTVTGVTTTVVTEEKELYDLGADTAAWVDVHDEPSLRLACEAAVALPLTVVRFADPTKIPLEIVLAAADRSAGKLITVCADLEEAATVLEVLERGSDGVLLAPSDAGEVFALARLLEAGTSPLELTTLTVDRIEHHGLGDRVCVDTCTHFAEDEGILVGSYSTGFILCCSETHPLPYMPTRPFRVNAGALHSYVLGPENRTNYLSELRSGSTTLAVNAEGRTRPVTVGRAKLESRPLLTITARSADGIVVSLAVQDDWHVRVLGPGGKVHNVTELRRGDELLGYLATDQRHVGFPIGEFCKEN, encoded by the coding sequence ATGAAGTTCGCATGGATCGATCTCCGAGCCGTTCCGCAGACCCAGCTCGAATCCATCGTCGACGCCGCCATCCATACGCGGATGCAGGGCGTGCTCTGCGATGACGAAGCCGTCCTCGCCGCACTGCCCCCCACCGTCACCGGCGTCACCACCACGGTGGTGACCGAGGAGAAGGAGCTGTACGACCTCGGCGCCGACACCGCCGCGTGGGTCGACGTACACGACGAACCGTCGCTGCGGCTGGCGTGCGAGGCCGCCGTCGCGCTGCCCCTCACCGTGGTCCGCTTCGCCGACCCGACCAAGATCCCGCTGGAGATCGTGCTCGCCGCCGCGGACCGCTCCGCCGGAAAGCTGATCACCGTCTGCGCCGATCTGGAGGAAGCCGCCACCGTCCTGGAGGTGCTGGAACGCGGTTCGGACGGAGTCCTGCTGGCTCCCTCCGACGCCGGCGAGGTGTTCGCGCTGGCCCGGCTGCTCGAAGCCGGAACCTCCCCACTGGAGCTGACGACGCTGACCGTCGACCGCATCGAGCACCATGGGCTCGGCGACCGGGTGTGCGTGGACACCTGCACGCATTTCGCCGAGGACGAGGGCATCCTCGTCGGCTCGTACTCGACCGGCTTCATCCTGTGCTGCAGCGAGACCCATCCGCTGCCGTACATGCCGACCCGCCCGTTCCGGGTCAACGCCGGCGCCCTGCACTCCTATGTGCTCGGCCCGGAGAACCGGACCAACTACCTGAGCGAGCTGCGCTCGGGCAGCACGACCCTGGCCGTCAACGCCGAGGGCCGGACCCGGCCGGTCACGGTCGGCCGGGCCAAGCTGGAGTCCCGGCCGCTGCTGACCATCACCGCGAGATCGGCCGACGGCATCGTGGTGAGCCTCGCCGTCCAGGACGACTGGCATGTGCGGGTGCTCGGGCCCGGCGGCAAGGTGCACAACGTCACCGAGCTGCGGCGCGGCGACGAACTCCTCGGCTATCTGGCCACGGACCAGCGCCATGTGGGCTTTCCCATCGGCGAGTTCTGCAAGGAAAACTGA
- a CDS encoding 2-amino-3,7-dideoxy-D-threo-hept-6-ulosonate synthase, translated as MTDIGKSFRMRRLSGVGDGRYLFVPLDHSVSDGPVVSQARWNGLLRALVDGGADAVVVHKGRARAIAPDILRRCALVVHLSAGTVHAADTDAKVLVGDVEEAVRLGADAVSVHVNLGSDTEHRQLTDLGAVAASCDMWNMPLLAMIYPRGPRIADPHDPALLAHAVNIAADLGADLVKTSIALPMDRMAEVVNSCPLPVLAAGGPPDGSDLISHATSLMLAGCRGLAVGRRIFSSPSPSSLVARLAAVVHAVDAGTTPHPPTIATGAV; from the coding sequence ATGACCGATATTGGTAAATCATTCCGGATGCGGCGGCTCTCGGGCGTCGGGGACGGAAGATATCTTTTCGTCCCGCTCGACCACAGTGTGTCCGATGGGCCGGTGGTGTCCCAGGCCCGCTGGAACGGGCTGCTCCGGGCGCTGGTCGACGGCGGCGCGGACGCGGTCGTTGTCCACAAGGGCCGGGCGCGGGCGATCGCACCGGACATCCTGCGCCGCTGCGCCCTGGTGGTTCACCTGAGTGCGGGTACGGTGCACGCGGCCGACACCGATGCCAAGGTGCTCGTCGGCGACGTCGAAGAGGCCGTACGGCTGGGCGCGGACGCGGTGAGCGTGCATGTGAATCTCGGATCGGACACCGAGCACCGGCAGCTCACGGACCTGGGGGCCGTCGCGGCCTCGTGCGACATGTGGAACATGCCGCTGCTCGCGATGATCTACCCGAGGGGGCCGCGGATCGCCGATCCGCACGATCCCGCGCTGCTCGCCCACGCGGTCAACATCGCCGCCGATCTCGGCGCCGACCTGGTGAAGACTTCGATCGCGCTGCCGATGGACCGGATGGCCGAGGTGGTGAACAGCTGTCCGCTGCCGGTCCTCGCCGCGGGCGGCCCGCCCGACGGCTCGGACCTGATCAGTCACGCGACCTCGTTGATGCTCGCCGGGTGCCGCGGCCTCGCGGTCGGCCGTCGGATCTTCTCCTCGCCCTCACCCTCCTCGCTGGTGGCGCGGCTGGCCGCCGTCGTGCACGCCGTCGACGCCGGAACGACCCCCCACCCCCCGACGATCGCGACAGGAGCCGTATGA
- a CDS encoding flavodoxin family protein, with product MTDPVRISIACHGGRGHTARLAEAVRAGASRVPHTEVAAIRVDRITDQEWHRLDDADAIVFGAPTYMGTASSAFHAFAEASARRWLTRRWQDKLAAGFTNSGSMAGDKAGTLGYFATLAAQHGMLWASLGLPPGWNSSSGSEFDLNRLGFFQGAAAQSAVDDRSGAVHKSDLATAEHLGHRVAELTRTLVAGRRALAP from the coding sequence TTGACCGATCCGGTACGCATCTCGATCGCCTGTCACGGCGGACGTGGTCACACCGCCAGGCTGGCGGAGGCCGTACGAGCCGGGGCGAGCCGGGTCCCGCACACCGAGGTCGCCGCCATCCGGGTCGACCGGATCACCGATCAGGAATGGCATCGGCTCGACGATGCCGACGCCATCGTCTTCGGTGCGCCGACCTATATGGGCACGGCCTCGTCGGCGTTCCACGCCTTCGCGGAGGCGAGCGCCCGGCGCTGGCTCACCCGCCGCTGGCAGGACAAGCTGGCGGCGGGTTTCACCAACTCCGGCTCGATGGCCGGAGACAAGGCCGGCACCCTGGGCTATTTCGCCACTCTCGCCGCACAGCACGGCATGCTCTGGGCCAGCCTCGGCCTGCCTCCCGGGTGGAATTCCTCCTCCGGCAGCGAGTTCGACCTGAACCGGCTCGGTTTCTTCCAGGGCGCCGCGGCGCAGTCCGCGGTGGACGACAGATCGGGTGCGGTGCACAAGTCCGACCTCGCCACCGCGGAACATCTCGGGCACCGGGTCGCGGAGCTCACCCGGACCCTGGTCGCGGGCAGACGAGCGCTGGCGCCGTGA
- a CDS encoding MFS transporter, translating into MSHRPAVSLAAGGEGRGVATSARQWWTVAVAVLAQTLVLLDNTVLNVAMETLADPVHGLGASSADLAWANASYSLVFAAGSFAGGALADRYGPRRILVTGLVVLAGASTLAAFSAGATELTVTRGVMGAGGALITPATLAIVTRAGAPADRTRAIAVWASAGGAAVALGPVVGGALLTRFWWGSVFLVNLPVVAVCLLGVWLLVPGLRYAERRVLDPLGLALSVLGLGLVVYGVIRGGRPAGWSSPATLLPLAVGLALLAAYVRSQSRRAAPGFDVRLFAEPRFAGGTVTLLLLFFGLAGQLFYCAFYLQGVHGLSTLAAGAVMSAAAGGIVLGNQISPALSRRLTVRWCAVAGILLSSVTFGGYVFFDAGTPVAWIAGVLFAQGAGIGLVVAPMTAEMMASLPARYTGAGAAINAAARPVGSTLGVAVLGSVLATAYRGAIRPSLTDLPPGPRETALDSAEAARAVARSLSRPDLLAAANRAYLHAMYVTAAWTTLLSVAGAVLVIGYFRPRPSTTEAGSGHGAAPSSDRAHRG; encoded by the coding sequence GTGAGCCACCGGCCCGCGGTGTCGCTCGCGGCCGGGGGCGAGGGCCGCGGCGTGGCCACCTCCGCCCGGCAGTGGTGGACCGTGGCCGTGGCGGTCCTGGCGCAGACGCTGGTCCTGCTGGACAACACGGTCCTCAACGTGGCGATGGAAACCCTCGCCGATCCGGTGCACGGGCTCGGGGCGAGCTCCGCCGACCTGGCGTGGGCCAACGCCTCGTACTCGCTGGTCTTCGCCGCGGGCAGCTTCGCCGGAGGCGCGCTCGCCGACCGCTACGGGCCGCGGCGCATCCTGGTCACCGGGCTGGTGGTGCTGGCCGGCGCCTCCACACTGGCCGCGTTCTCGGCCGGGGCCACGGAGCTGACCGTCACCCGTGGTGTCATGGGCGCGGGCGGGGCGCTGATCACCCCGGCGACGCTGGCGATCGTCACCCGCGCCGGCGCACCGGCCGACCGGACGCGGGCGATCGCGGTCTGGGCCTCCGCGGGCGGCGCCGCCGTGGCGCTGGGACCGGTGGTGGGCGGTGCGCTGCTGACCCGGTTCTGGTGGGGCTCGGTGTTCCTGGTCAACCTTCCGGTGGTGGCGGTGTGCCTGCTCGGCGTGTGGCTCCTGGTGCCCGGGCTGCGCTACGCCGAGCGCAGGGTGCTCGACCCACTGGGCCTGGCGCTGTCCGTACTGGGGCTGGGTCTTGTGGTGTACGGCGTCATCCGGGGCGGCCGCCCGGCCGGCTGGTCGAGCCCGGCCACGCTGCTGCCGCTGGCGGTCGGTCTCGCCCTGCTGGCGGCGTACGTGAGGTCGCAGAGCCGCCGAGCCGCGCCGGGTTTCGATGTGCGCCTGTTCGCCGAGCCGCGCTTCGCGGGCGGCACGGTGACCCTGCTGTTGCTCTTCTTCGGCCTGGCGGGGCAGCTCTTCTACTGCGCCTTCTATCTGCAGGGGGTGCACGGGCTGTCGACGCTGGCCGCCGGGGCCGTGATGTCGGCCGCCGCGGGCGGCATCGTGCTCGGCAACCAGATATCCCCGGCGCTGTCCCGGCGGCTGACCGTCCGCTGGTGCGCGGTCGCCGGGATACTCCTGTCCAGCGTCACCTTCGGCGGCTATGTGTTCTTCGATGCGGGCACCCCGGTGGCCTGGATCGCCGGGGTGCTCTTCGCGCAGGGCGCCGGTATCGGCCTGGTGGTGGCGCCGATGACGGCGGAGATGATGGCCTCCCTGCCCGCGCGATACACCGGCGCCGGTGCGGCGATCAACGCCGCCGCCCGGCCGGTGGGCAGCACCCTCGGGGTCGCGGTGCTCGGCTCGGTGCTCGCCACCGCCTACCGCGGGGCCATCCGGCCCTCGCTCACCGATCTGCCTCCCGGGCCACGGGAGACGGCCCTGGACTCGGCGGAGGCCGCCCGGGCGGTGGCGCGGTCGCTGAGCCGCCCCGACCTCCTCGCCGCCGCGAACCGGGCCTATCTGCACGCCATGTACGTCACCGCCGCGTGGACGACGCTGCTGTCCGTGGCCGGTGCCGTTCTCGTCATCGGATATTTCCGGCCGCGACCATCAACGACGGAGGCAGGAAGTGGACATGGGGCTGCGCCATCTTCGGATCGTGCTCACCGTGGCTGA
- a CDS encoding LysR family transcriptional regulator has product MLTVAESGSISHAAATLQIAQSGLSTQLRRIEQEFGGPLFRRRPHGVEPTELGVHVLGRARQLLDEFGDLLATARTLAQPAEPPQAVGLGGVDNPWVPLIAVLIRERLPHHEQLTYLEPSSQAVLELLRTEKIALAVVSEFPDVVPPPVREFTVRDLDTEPVLIGLSPGHRLAHRQLITLEELAEDTWVAPGDRSDGLGLSLRIACERAGFTPRFRYFGADQTTASAIVSAGNAIGAFFAPGDHCPGVALKRLANGRLWRRTRLVWDAESPLAGLAEDLDSGALDWRRPQAS; this is encoded by the coding sequence GTGCTCACCGTGGCTGAGTCGGGCAGCATCAGCCATGCGGCCGCCACTTTGCAGATCGCCCAATCCGGCCTGTCCACCCAGCTCAGACGCATTGAGCAGGAATTCGGCGGGCCGCTGTTCCGCCGCCGCCCGCACGGTGTCGAGCCGACCGAGCTCGGCGTCCATGTCCTGGGCAGAGCACGGCAGTTGCTCGACGAGTTCGGTGATCTGCTCGCCACGGCACGGACACTGGCCCAGCCGGCCGAACCGCCGCAGGCCGTCGGGCTGGGCGGAGTGGACAACCCCTGGGTGCCGCTGATCGCCGTACTCATCCGGGAGCGGCTGCCGCACCATGAACAGCTGACCTATCTGGAACCCTCCTCCCAGGCCGTGCTGGAGTTGCTGCGCACCGAGAAGATCGCGCTCGCGGTCGTCAGTGAGTTCCCGGATGTCGTGCCGCCCCCGGTGCGCGAGTTCACCGTCCGCGACCTCGATACCGAACCGGTGCTGATCGGCCTCTCCCCCGGCCACCGGCTGGCCCATCGGCAGCTGATCACCCTGGAAGAACTGGCCGAGGACACCTGGGTCGCCCCCGGCGACCGCTCCGACGGTCTCGGCCTGAGCCTGAGGATCGCGTGTGAGCGTGCGGGGTTCACCCCTCGGTTCCGGTATTTCGGCGCCGACCAGACGACCGCGTCGGCCATCGTGAGCGCCGGGAACGCGATCGGGGCCTTCTTCGCGCCGGGCGACCACTGCCCGGGGGTCGCGCTGAAGCGGCTGGCGAACGGCCGGCTGTGGCGCCGGACACGGCTGGTGTGGGACGCCGAGTCGCCGCTGGCCGGGCTCGCCGAAGATCTCGACAGCGGTGCCCTCGACTGGCGTCGGCCGCAGGCCTCATGA
- a CDS encoding sensor histidine kinase, whose translation MNSIPIRFPRRTAPGPEQRRLSSAQWTITRRISLVMSVIMLIIGVIVYGVMLFAQRADAERETQWGIDHNTIDSPPVCVWMTVERDGVISSTPGTPAGLPVRASLAAVRAGAPAMLERVKRGGEEYTVRTAWRGAEVVQAAYGERFQRADRNHLLLAFAAAEAVGLLLVALASGMLARRAMRPLSEALDRQRRFVADASHELRTPLTQLHTRAQLLVRRSGTATPQQLATDLRRLVTGTRQLGDVIDDLLLSARLSQSPGSREPVDLATLAEEAVSAEDARAQTMRLTVGLRCGPGRHVVMGTTSALRRVIAALVDNAMGHTPPGGEVVVSVDAPLPGIVSLSVRDTGVGFAPEEATRMFERFARGAAGRGRRFGLGLALAREVVESHGGRITAGGRPGQGALFTVELPAARAGETIPRQRTIASCLSAGGGRPDVSGH comes from the coding sequence GTGAATTCGATTCCGATCCGTTTCCCGCGTCGCACGGCGCCCGGCCCCGAGCAGCGGAGACTCTCCTCCGCCCAGTGGACGATAACCCGGCGCATCTCGCTGGTGATGTCGGTGATCATGCTGATCATCGGGGTCATCGTCTATGGCGTCATGCTGTTCGCCCAACGTGCCGACGCGGAGCGCGAAACCCAGTGGGGGATCGACCACAACACCATCGACAGCCCGCCGGTGTGCGTGTGGATGACCGTGGAGCGGGACGGAGTGATCAGCAGCACCCCCGGCACCCCCGCCGGGCTCCCCGTGAGAGCCAGCCTGGCCGCGGTCCGCGCGGGCGCTCCCGCGATGCTGGAACGGGTGAAGCGAGGTGGCGAGGAGTACACGGTGCGCACCGCGTGGCGTGGCGCGGAGGTCGTCCAGGCAGCTTACGGCGAACGGTTCCAGCGTGCCGACCGCAACCATCTGCTGCTCGCCTTCGCGGCGGCCGAGGCGGTCGGTCTGCTGCTCGTCGCCCTCGCCAGCGGCATGCTCGCGCGACGGGCGATGCGGCCGCTCTCCGAGGCACTGGACCGGCAGCGGCGGTTCGTCGCGGACGCCAGTCATGAACTGCGCACACCACTGACCCAGTTGCACACCCGCGCCCAGTTGCTGGTCCGGCGCTCCGGCACGGCCACCCCGCAGCAGCTCGCCACCGACCTGCGGCGCCTGGTGACCGGAACGCGGCAGCTCGGCGACGTCATAGACGACCTGCTGCTCTCCGCGCGGCTGTCCCAGTCGCCGGGATCCCGCGAGCCGGTCGACCTGGCCACGCTCGCCGAGGAGGCGGTGTCCGCCGAGGATGCCCGGGCCCAGACGATGCGGCTGACCGTGGGGCTTCGGTGCGGGCCGGGGCGGCATGTGGTGATGGGCACCACGTCGGCGTTGCGCCGGGTGATCGCCGCGCTGGTCGACAACGCGATGGGGCACACTCCGCCCGGTGGGGAGGTCGTGGTGTCCGTGGACGCCCCGCTTCCCGGCATCGTGTCGCTGTCCGTACGCGACACCGGCGTGGGGTTCGCACCGGAGGAGGCCACCCGCATGTTCGAGCGGTTCGCCAGGGGGGCCGCCGGCCGTGGCAGACGGTTCGGGCTCGGACTGGCACTGGCCCGTGAGGTGGTCGAAAGCCATGGCGGGCGGATCACCGCCGGTGGACGGCCGGGGCAGGGTGCGCTGTTCACCGTGGAGCTGCCGGCGGCGCGGGCGGGGGAGACCATTCCGCGGCAACGGACGATCGCCTCGTGCCTCTCCGCGGGAGGCGGACGGCCGGATGTTTCCGGGCACTGA
- a CDS encoding response regulator transcription factor, producing the protein MIYPADIDRSTANQTRLLLIEDDRETADMLAELFSSEGYDVEVAFDGHRGLHLGLSRRHQVMVVDRMLPGIEGLDLVKRLRRVGVTTRVLVLTALGELGERVAGLDSGADDYLVKPFEVDELLARVRALHRRDLSGAEILPLGDGELDLRRREVRLADGTGIELSLREFGLLHALAEGPKIVHDRSHLRERVFPDTSAESIVDTYVYYLRRKLGRDVVRTVRGRGYQMGTL; encoded by the coding sequence ATGATCTATCCAGCCGATATAGACCGGTCGACTGCGAATCAGACACGGCTGTTACTGATCGAGGACGACCGGGAAACCGCAGACATGCTGGCCGAATTGTTCAGCTCAGAGGGTTACGACGTCGAGGTGGCATTCGACGGCCATCGGGGGCTTCATCTCGGGCTCAGCCGACGACATCAGGTGATGGTGGTCGATCGTATGCTTCCGGGTATCGAGGGCCTGGACCTGGTGAAACGATTACGGCGGGTCGGTGTGACCACGCGGGTCCTGGTACTGACCGCGCTGGGCGAACTCGGCGAGCGGGTCGCCGGCCTCGATTCGGGCGCGGACGACTATCTGGTCAAGCCCTTCGAAGTGGACGAACTGCTGGCCAGGGTGCGGGCGTTGCACCGGCGCGACCTCTCGGGCGCCGAAATCCTTCCGCTCGGCGACGGAGAGCTGGACCTGCGGCGCCGCGAGGTCCGCCTTGCCGACGGCACGGGCATCGAGCTGTCCTTGCGGGAATTCGGCCTGCTCCACGCGCTCGCCGAAGGCCCCAAGATCGTGCACGACCGTTCACACCTTCGCGAGCGGGTGTTTCCCGACACCTCTGCGGAGTCCATTGTCGACACCTATGTCTACTACCTGCGGCGGAAACTGGGCCGGGACGTCGTCCGCACCGTGCGCGGGCGCGGCTATCAGATGGGGACGCTGTGA
- a CDS encoding ABC transporter permease has product MSEAPVAPRPGSADAAGLVPDGRPDPLLTPPRARTGWRVLPARVVAMCVVELQKLRHDRTELYTRAVQPALWLLIFGETFTRLKAIPTGGTPYIDYLAPGIIAQSAMFIAIFYGIQIIWERDAGILTKLLVTPTPRAALITGKAFASGVKALIQAVVVIVIAALLGVALTWNPLRLLGVAVAVILGSAFFSCLSMTIAGIVLTRDRLMGIGQAITMPLFFGSNALYPVALMPGWLQAVSTANPLSYQVDALRGLLLGTPHHLALDYAVLLLAAAAGITAASSLLGRLAR; this is encoded by the coding sequence ATGTCCGAAGCACCCGTCGCACCGCGTCCCGGGTCGGCTGATGCCGCCGGGCTCGTCCCGGACGGACGGCCCGATCCGCTGCTGACCCCGCCGCGCGCCCGCACCGGCTGGCGGGTGCTGCCCGCGCGGGTCGTCGCGATGTGCGTGGTCGAGCTGCAGAAGCTGCGGCACGACCGCACCGAGTTGTACACCCGGGCCGTCCAGCCCGCCCTCTGGCTGCTGATCTTCGGCGAGACGTTCACCCGGCTCAAGGCCATACCGACCGGCGGCACGCCGTACATCGACTATCTCGCGCCCGGCATCATCGCCCAGTCCGCGATGTTCATCGCCATCTTCTACGGCATCCAGATCATCTGGGAGCGGGACGCCGGCATCCTCACCAAACTGCTGGTCACCCCCACCCCGCGAGCCGCCCTGATCACCGGCAAGGCATTCGCCTCCGGGGTGAAGGCGCTGATCCAGGCGGTCGTGGTGATCGTCATCGCGGCGCTGCTCGGGGTCGCGCTGACCTGGAATCCGCTGCGGCTCCTCGGGGTGGCCGTCGCGGTGATCCTGGGCTCGGCCTTCTTCTCCTGCCTGTCGATGACCATCGCCGGGATCGTGCTGACCCGCGACCGGCTGATGGGCATCGGGCAGGCCATCACCATGCCGCTGTTCTTCGGCTCCAACGCGCTGTACCCGGTGGCCCTCATGCCCGGCTGGCTCCAGGCCGTCAGCACCGCCAATCCGCTGAGCTACCAGGTCGACGCGTTGCGCGGACTACTGCTTGGCACCCCGCACCATCTCGCACTCGACTACGCCGTCCTGCTCCTGGCCGCCGCGGCCGGTATCACGGCGGCCTCCTCCCTGCTGGGGCGGCTGGCGCGCTGA
- a CDS encoding ABC transporter ATP-binding protein codes for MTDASESTSPVALVCEGLRYAFGETKAVDDLELSVRAGEVFGLLGPNGAGKTTAIRCITTLLPVPAGMVRVFGHDAAKERMAVRRLLGYVPQQLSADAGLTGRENVELFARVFDVTRRERADRVARVLEAVDLTPAADRLAKTYSGGMVRRLELAQALVSAPRLLMLDEPTIGLDPIARTSVWEHINAVRAATGMTVLVTTHYMDEADQYCDRVALMHRGRIHALGTPGELRSELAGRRRAEGETDPKPTLEDVFRDVAGSGLDEQGGDFRDVRSTRRTASRVG; via the coding sequence ATGACCGACGCCTCGGAGAGCACGTCTCCGGTCGCGCTCGTCTGCGAGGGTCTGAGGTACGCGTTCGGGGAGACCAAGGCGGTCGACGACCTGGAGCTGTCGGTCCGGGCGGGCGAGGTCTTCGGGCTGCTCGGACCCAACGGAGCGGGCAAGACCACCGCGATCCGCTGCATCACCACACTGCTGCCGGTCCCCGCCGGGATGGTGCGGGTGTTCGGGCACGACGCCGCGAAGGAGCGGATGGCGGTCCGCCGGCTGCTGGGTTACGTACCGCAGCAGCTGTCCGCCGACGCCGGACTCACCGGCCGGGAGAACGTGGAGCTGTTCGCCCGCGTCTTCGACGTCACCCGCCGGGAGCGGGCCGACCGCGTGGCGCGGGTGCTGGAGGCGGTGGACCTCACCCCGGCGGCCGACAGGCTCGCCAAAACGTACTCCGGAGGCATGGTCCGCCGCCTCGAACTGGCCCAGGCCCTGGTCAGCGCGCCCCGGCTGCTGATGCTGGACGAGCCGACGATCGGCCTGGACCCGATCGCCCGGACCAGCGTGTGGGAGCACATCAACGCGGTACGGGCGGCCACCGGGATGACCGTGCTGGTCACCACGCACTACATGGACGAGGCCGACCAGTACTGCGACCGGGTCGCGCTGATGCACCGCGGCCGGATCCACGCACTCGGCACGCCCGGCGAGCTCCGCTCCGAGCTGGCCGGCCGCCGCCGGGCGGAGGGCGAGACCGACCCGAAGCCGACTCTGGAGGACGTCTTCCGGGACGTCGCCGGAAGTGGCCTCGACGAGCAGGGAGGAGATTTCCGCGATGTCCGAAGCACCCGTCGCACCGCGTCCCGGGTCGGCTGA
- a CDS encoding MarR family winged helix-turn-helix transcriptional regulator, whose amino-acid sequence MATEEFPDSFADVLGGVQRLIRRRLRAGMTEPRLRGAQVELLRLVMAQPGIRVSAAAKELYLAGNSVSTLVNQLVKAGYLHRETDPEDRRSARLTTTPAAETRLREWQARRGALVREQVARLSESDRAALAAAVPALRRLAENLHEEVDGI is encoded by the coding sequence ATGGCCACAGAGGAGTTCCCCGATTCGTTCGCCGATGTGCTGGGCGGCGTCCAGCGGCTGATCCGGCGGCGGCTGCGGGCCGGGATGACGGAGCCGCGGCTGCGCGGTGCCCAGGTGGAGCTGTTGCGGCTGGTCATGGCCCAGCCCGGGATCCGGGTGTCGGCCGCGGCCAAGGAGCTCTATCTCGCGGGAAACTCGGTCTCCACCCTGGTCAACCAGCTGGTGAAGGCGGGCTATCTGCACCGCGAGACCGATCCCGAGGACCGGCGCTCCGCACGGCTGACGACCACTCCCGCCGCCGAGACCCGGCTGCGGGAGTGGCAGGCACGGCGCGGCGCGCTGGTCCGTGAGCAGGTGGCGCGGCTGTCCGAGAGCGATCGGGCGGCGCTGGCCGCGGCCGTTCCGGCGCTGCGCCGGCTGGCCGAGAACCTTCATGAGGAGGTGGATGGGATATGA